TTTATCTATTATTCGGGGCTAAGACTTCAAAGCAATCTAAAAGCCTAATCATATCGGAATTATTGTTTTCTACCGCTATACTGTAGGCGGTCTTTCCAGCCGTGTCTTGAGCAGCACGATCAGCATGCGCCAACATGAGGCGTGTGGCTAGTTGTGAAAAATTGCGAGCTACAGCGTTCATTAAAGGAGTTCTACCCAACTCATCACGTACATCGACATGAGCTTGTTGCATAAGTAACAAGTCAACCATTGGTATATTATTAAGCTTCACAGCTTTATGTAACGCAGTTGTCTTATCCATATCATCAAAAGCGTTAACATTGCATCCTGATTGAATAAGTGCTAATACAGCTTTAAGATCACCTGCATGAGCATATAGACGAAGAGCATTCTCTTTTTCAGCGTTCGTAGTTAATTTTAAACTATGGAGACTAAATAGTAATTGCCGAGTAGTTGGCAAACTAGGGAATAATACGCGATTTACCCTACGAG
This genomic stretch from Candidatus Dependentiae bacterium harbors:
- a CDS encoding ankyrin repeat domain-containing protein, which gives rise to MKKILLFSLSLLFSKTILTMDHLEKDSSALLADFNSLPRDIKKNIIASLIEVLPNQQTIVKDVKAQYDSLSDDDFCSNNNTKIDYKQSVQKLIRSNLMSLFSVNKELSALLVDQEYMGQLICALACKYNLSNYEIAEMIDTRTAVAWCIAHPQLLTVPQVARRVNRVLFPSLPTTRQLLFSLHSLKLTTNAEKENALRLYAHAGDLKAVLALIQSGCNVNAFDDMDKTTALHKAVKLNNIPMVDLLLMQQAHVDVRDELGRTPLMNAVARNFSQLATRLMLAHADRAAQDTAGKTAYSIAVENNNSDMIRLLDCFEVLAPNNR